Proteins co-encoded in one Natronorubrum daqingense genomic window:
- a CDS encoding heptaprenylglyceryl phosphate synthase, translating into MSLEWEQITHITKVDPAKPLPSDLGVLEGTDLVIVGGSDGVTEENTIDAIESIANTYPSVPVFQEPYSAAHVSRETIETADFVAVPAVFNGDRTHFVGKHTALFTEIARKPEDLLGASLPVVGNFIESKGVDAVADLTETLVGEGYVVQHLDSAAASVSGVDTTYTPEQVAGAALATETFYGFPIFYIEYSGTYGGTDDVEAAARYLEDTQLVYGGGIDNQEKATAVLEAGADAIVVGDCFHDDPAQFRATIPK; encoded by the coding sequence ATGAGCCTCGAGTGGGAACAGATTACGCACATCACGAAAGTCGACCCTGCGAAGCCCCTCCCGTCCGATCTCGGCGTCCTCGAAGGAACTGATCTGGTAATCGTCGGCGGCTCCGACGGCGTGACGGAGGAAAATACGATCGACGCCATCGAATCGATCGCGAACACGTATCCGTCGGTTCCCGTCTTTCAGGAACCCTACAGTGCAGCCCACGTCTCACGCGAAACGATCGAAACGGCGGACTTCGTCGCCGTCCCGGCCGTCTTCAACGGCGACCGAACGCACTTCGTCGGAAAACACACCGCCCTCTTCACCGAAATCGCTCGCAAACCCGAAGACCTCCTCGGGGCGAGCCTTCCCGTCGTCGGTAACTTCATCGAGTCGAAGGGCGTCGACGCTGTCGCCGACCTCACGGAGACGCTCGTGGGCGAGGGGTACGTGGTCCAGCACCTCGACTCCGCCGCGGCTTCGGTCTCGGGGGTCGACACCACGTACACGCCCGAACAGGTCGCCGGCGCTGCCCTCGCGACGGAGACGTTCTACGGCTTCCCTATCTTCTACATCGAGTACTCTGGCACCTACGGTGGTACCGACGACGTCGAAGCGGCCGCTCGCTACCTCGAGGACACCCAACTCGTCTACGGGGGTGGGATCGACAACCAGGAGAAGGCCACAGCCGTTCTCGAAGCCGGTGCGGATGCGATCGTCGTTGGCGACTGTTTCCACGACGACCCGGCACAGTTCCGAGCGACGATCCCGAAATAA
- a CDS encoding TRAM domain-containing protein yields the protein MEISEKLLCLFSADVTEEEDRYVIEVPRQEVETGDIDPDDVYRVALISREEATESESTTAQPQTAPSEPQPPVDVGETRYVEIEDIGKQGDGIARVERGYVIIVPDADVGERVKVEVTEVKSNFAVGEIVEETF from the coding sequence GTGGAAATATCTGAAAAGCTCCTGTGTTTGTTCAGTGCGGACGTTACAGAAGAGGAGGATCGCTACGTCATCGAAGTGCCACGACAAGAAGTCGAAACTGGGGACATCGATCCCGACGATGTCTATCGCGTCGCACTCATTTCACGTGAGGAAGCGACTGAGAGTGAGTCGACGACGGCACAGCCACAGACCGCGCCGTCGGAGCCACAACCGCCAGTCGACGTCGGCGAAACGCGCTACGTGGAAATCGAGGACATCGGGAAGCAGGGCGACGGTATCGCTCGCGTCGAGCGTGGGTACGTTATCATCGTCCCCGACGCCGACGTCGGCGAACGCGTCAAGGTGGAAGTCACCGAGGTCAAATCGAACTTCGCGGTCGGCGAGATCGTCGAAGAGACGTTCTAA
- a CDS encoding radical SAM protein, whose product MTDPETLSVTIVDGYVDEPAHFGVPPYISTYPRYTAGALVDAGVPEGQITYHTIDGLRDEPGRWRDVDEADLLIYLGGMTVPGKYVGGTPAEPDEVRKLAWTANGTSLMGGPIKFGVGDENAGATETERQDLDFDFVAKGDVEAAVYDLVESGLEGFNNRMRDVDEVSRWAQGGAFVVEQHPNHPDYLIAELETSRGCAYRCSFCTEPLYGNPTFRPPPTVVGEVDALSDYGVKHFRIGRQADILAYGGDGEAPNPDALSQLYGGIRDVAPDLETLHLDNMNPITIVEWPEASREGIRIIAEHNTPGDTAAFGLESADPLVQEENNLNVSAEECFEAVRIVNEEAGWRPGGPDDPGPSDRASDGAVITGEDDDTPRRLPKLLPGINLLHGLKGEREETYERNRKFLERVYNEGYMLRRINIRQVMSFDGTDMSDTGAEIAHDHKKLFKRYKQQVREEIDQPMLERVAPPGTVLPDVHLEYHQDGKTFGRQLGTYPLLVGIPGERELGSTLDVAVVDHGYRSVTGVPYPLDLNGASMDELTVIPGVGNSTAGDIVVNRPYETVADAELDTTFDVSQFMTTRAFEPVQ is encoded by the coding sequence ATGACTGACCCCGAGACGCTCTCGGTGACGATCGTCGACGGCTACGTCGACGAGCCCGCTCACTTCGGGGTGCCGCCGTACATTTCGACGTACCCGCGATACACGGCCGGTGCGCTCGTCGACGCGGGCGTCCCCGAAGGCCAGATCACCTATCACACGATCGACGGCCTGCGCGACGAGCCCGGTCGCTGGCGCGACGTCGACGAGGCCGACCTCTTGATCTACCTCGGCGGCATGACCGTCCCCGGAAAGTACGTCGGTGGCACGCCCGCGGAACCCGACGAGGTGCGCAAACTCGCCTGGACCGCCAACGGCACGAGCCTGATGGGCGGCCCCATCAAGTTCGGCGTCGGCGACGAGAACGCCGGCGCGACCGAAACCGAGCGACAGGACCTCGACTTCGACTTCGTCGCGAAAGGTGACGTCGAGGCCGCCGTCTACGACCTCGTCGAGAGCGGTCTCGAAGGCTTCAACAACCGAATGCGAGACGTCGACGAAGTCTCTCGCTGGGCCCAAGGCGGGGCGTTCGTCGTCGAACAGCATCCGAATCACCCCGACTACCTCATCGCCGAACTCGAGACCTCTCGAGGCTGTGCCTATCGCTGTTCGTTCTGTACCGAACCGCTGTACGGCAATCCGACCTTCCGGCCCCCGCCCACGGTCGTCGGCGAAGTCGACGCGCTCTCCGACTACGGCGTCAAGCACTTCCGAATCGGCCGACAGGCCGACATCCTCGCCTACGGCGGCGACGGTGAAGCGCCCAATCCCGACGCCCTCAGCCAGCTCTACGGCGGTATCCGCGACGTTGCGCCCGACCTCGAGACGCTTCACCTCGACAACATGAACCCGATTACCATCGTCGAGTGGCCCGAAGCGAGTCGGGAGGGGATTCGGATCATCGCGGAACACAATACGCCGGGTGATACGGCCGCCTTCGGCCTCGAGTCCGCAGATCCACTCGTCCAAGAGGAGAACAATCTAAACGTCAGCGCCGAGGAGTGCTTCGAAGCGGTCAGAATCGTCAACGAGGAGGCTGGCTGGCGGCCGGGGGGACCGGACGATCCGGGGCCTTCCGACCGCGCGAGCGACGGCGCCGTGATCACGGGCGAAGACGACGACACGCCGCGACGGCTGCCCAAACTCCTTCCCGGCATCAACCTGCTCCACGGGCTCAAGGGCGAACGCGAGGAAACGTACGAACGGAATCGGAAATTCCTCGAGCGAGTCTACAACGAGGGCTACATGCTCCGGCGGATCAATATCCGGCAGGTGATGTCCTTCGACGGCACCGACATGTCCGACACGGGTGCCGAAATCGCTCACGACCACAAGAAGCTGTTCAAACGCTACAAACAGCAAGTACGCGAAGAGATCGACCAGCCGATGCTCGAGCGAGTCGCGCCGCCGGGAACCGTCTTGCCTGACGTCCACCTCGAGTACCACCAGGACGGGAAGACCTTCGGTCGACAACTCGGGACCTATCCGCTGTTGGTCGGGATTCCGGGAGAGCGCGAACTCGGATCGACGCTCGACGTCGCCGTCGTCGACCACGGGTATCGCTCCGTCACCGGCGTCCCCTATCCGCTCGATCTCAACGGGGCGTCGATGGACGAACTCACGGTGATTCCCGGAGTCGGGAACAGTACGGCGGGCGACATCGTCGTCAACCGCCCCTACGAGACGGTGGCAGACGCCGAACTCGACACGACGTTCGATGTCTCACAATTCATGACGACGCGGGCGTTCGAGCCCGTACAGTAA
- a CDS encoding DUF7559 family protein yields the protein MPPTEELVCTDDDCVLDLFENHYTYDVPDDLEDLALSCPVCGGSTCLERVDL from the coding sequence ATGCCACCAACCGAGGAACTCGTCTGTACCGACGACGATTGCGTACTCGACCTCTTCGAGAATCACTACACCTACGACGTGCCGGACGACCTCGAGGACCTCGCGCTCTCGTGTCCCGTCTGTGGCGGGAGCACCTGCCTCGAGCGCGTGGACCTCTGA
- a CDS encoding Hsp20/alpha crystallin family protein produces the protein MTPGYLRESIGNALYRQVGRANGQVQSHRSLPVDILESETTYQVVFDAPDAEPTDIEVRYLEGTVKIRIERFRQYRDGYEMRFPGRGMELTGSAELPADAIVEPDAGEATLTETGTLRITIPKGSREEEPTAERSADSSAETDSVSHSSSTDSSTPAGELAVDEQ, from the coding sequence ATGACTCCAGGGTACCTTCGGGAGTCGATCGGTAACGCCCTCTATCGACAGGTCGGGCGGGCGAACGGGCAGGTCCAGAGCCATCGCTCGCTCCCCGTCGACATTCTCGAGAGCGAAACGACCTACCAGGTCGTCTTCGATGCACCGGATGCCGAACCCACTGACATCGAGGTCAGGTATCTCGAGGGGACCGTCAAAATCCGAATCGAGCGCTTCCGGCAGTATCGCGACGGCTACGAGATGCGCTTTCCCGGCCGCGGAATGGAGTTGACCGGATCGGCCGAACTGCCAGCAGACGCCATCGTCGAACCCGACGCCGGCGAGGCGACGCTGACGGAAACCGGAACCCTGCGCATTACGATCCCTAAGGGATCCCGCGAGGAGGAACCGACGGCAGAGAGATCAGCTGATTCGTCGGCCGAGACCGACTCCGTTTCTCACTCGTCGTCGACCGACTCGTCGACACCGGCCGGCGAACTCGCCGTCGACGAGCAGTAA
- a CDS encoding NAD(P)/FAD-dependent oxidoreductase has product MTPEDDPDIAVGANAFTQSGTGLEVAVVGAGAVGATTAYDLARAGADVTLYDAGEVASGASGRAAGICYNAFAGSLDAEIAGEAIERFRAFSGDDTFPFVECPYVWFARDGDSNRAEAIREQVRQMQERGIVALEADADSLAERFPTLRTDDVAVAGIAGAAGYTDPRRYTASLAAAATGAGATLEANTPVEVRTDPSRVVLPDGAGREVDAVVVTAGAHTKSLLDDDGVSIAMKPYRVQALVASADLEEPMWYDASDEFYVRPHPDGLLAGDGTEFVEADPDSVDRSADGEFTEDILARVETRLPDLEIELERAWAGLCTATPDRDPLVGELENGLYVATGFHGHGFMRAPAIGERLAEQVLGDDGIDAFDPTRFDGDESFDIVDGMTLDSEQ; this is encoded by the coding sequence ATGACGCCCGAAGACGACCCCGATATTGCAGTCGGCGCGAACGCGTTCACGCAATCGGGTACCGGACTCGAGGTCGCCGTCGTCGGTGCTGGTGCCGTTGGCGCGACGACGGCGTACGACCTCGCTCGAGCGGGCGCGGACGTGACGCTCTACGACGCCGGCGAGGTCGCAAGCGGTGCGAGCGGGCGCGCTGCTGGCATCTGTTACAACGCGTTTGCGGGTTCCCTCGACGCCGAAATCGCCGGCGAGGCGATCGAACGATTTCGGGCGTTCTCCGGCGACGACACGTTCCCGTTCGTCGAGTGTCCCTACGTCTGGTTCGCACGGGACGGCGACTCGAATCGGGCGGAGGCGATCCGCGAACAGGTTCGCCAGATGCAAGAACGGGGCATCGTCGCCCTCGAGGCAGACGCCGACTCCCTCGCCGAGCGGTTCCCGACGCTCCGGACCGACGACGTCGCGGTCGCGGGAATCGCCGGCGCGGCGGGCTACACCGATCCGAGGCGGTACACGGCGAGTCTCGCCGCGGCCGCGACCGGTGCCGGCGCGACGCTCGAGGCGAACACGCCCGTCGAGGTCCGAACCGACCCCTCTCGAGTCGTCCTCCCGGACGGAGCCGGACGCGAGGTCGACGCCGTCGTCGTTACGGCGGGCGCGCACACGAAATCGTTGCTCGATGACGACGGCGTGTCGATCGCGATGAAACCGTATCGCGTGCAGGCGCTCGTCGCGAGCGCCGACCTCGAGGAGCCGATGTGGTACGACGCGAGCGACGAATTTTACGTGCGGCCCCACCCTGACGGCTTGCTCGCGGGTGACGGCACAGAGTTCGTCGAAGCCGACCCCGATTCGGTCGATCGGAGCGCTGACGGCGAGTTCACCGAAGACATTCTCGCGCGCGTCGAAACCCGTCTTCCCGACCTCGAGATCGAACTCGAGCGGGCGTGGGCGGGCCTCTGTACGGCGACGCCGGATCGCGATCCGCTCGTCGGGGAACTCGAGAACGGACTCTACGTCGCGACTGGATTCCACGGACACGGATTCATGCGCGCGCCGGCGATCGGCGAGCGACTGGCTGAGCAGGTCCTCGGCGACGACGGTATCGACGCGTTCGACCCGACTCGATTCGACGGCGACGAATCGTTCGATATCGTCGACGGAATGACGCTCGACTCCGAGCAGTAA
- a CDS encoding DUF7388 family protein codes for MLTEHTVARAGLDAIALKPTECAVETARVLPVDTLAIDYEGREHVPSAETLRSLAREGSVYLTTPVRADGFDPLGDDSLWTDVPDAVSRILVAGHPGYLTETERERTVAPRFGRALESDPDAWVGTESVERIAMATGATQYDLLSRTTEQELQALRTAGFGGEIAVYAPTVLTTDDDAILDAVGEYVARRRPVSRKLPDGAATDSSASARAREVLLAAATEYALVGSPEAVGERVERLRDSGATTVVGYPAQGLESLRS; via the coding sequence ATGTTGACCGAACATACCGTCGCCCGCGCCGGTCTGGATGCAATCGCGCTGAAGCCAACCGAATGTGCCGTCGAAACGGCCAGAGTACTTCCAGTCGACACGCTCGCAATCGACTACGAGGGCCGAGAGCACGTCCCATCCGCCGAAACGCTGCGCTCTCTCGCCCGCGAGGGCTCCGTCTACCTCACGACGCCCGTCCGTGCCGACGGGTTCGATCCGCTCGGAGACGACTCGCTCTGGACGGACGTCCCCGACGCAGTCAGTCGAATTCTCGTCGCCGGCCACCCTGGGTATCTCACCGAGACGGAGCGAGAGCGAACCGTCGCTCCCCGATTCGGTCGCGCCCTCGAGTCAGATCCGGACGCCTGGGTCGGCACCGAGAGCGTCGAACGGATCGCCATGGCGACGGGCGCGACCCAGTACGACCTCCTCTCGCGGACGACCGAACAGGAACTACAAGCCCTCCGAACGGCAGGCTTCGGCGGCGAGATTGCGGTCTACGCCCCGACGGTGTTGACGACGGACGACGACGCGATTCTCGATGCCGTCGGCGAGTACGTCGCCCGTCGCCGACCGGTCTCCCGGAAACTCCCCGACGGCGCAGCGACCGACTCGAGTGCGAGCGCTCGCGCACGTGAGGTCTTGCTCGCGGCGGCCACGGAGTACGCGCTCGTCGGCTCCCCGGAAGCGGTCGGCGAACGGGTCGAGCGACTTCGCGACTCCGGGGCGACCACCGTCGTCGGCTATCCGGCACAGGGCCTCGAGTCGCTTCGCTCGTGA
- a CDS encoding DUF502 domain-containing protein — MSSLKGDFGRGLIVVGPVLVTLVLLYILYSFIARFTPAVLINADVLGVFLPGVNEFVLAQLAAVLRVLTFVALLCLAMYGIGQTTDTTTGEVLEGIVDYLANRVPLIRVIYNASKTATETALGAGDTLQTPVRLETWNGLRMTAFKTGRTTTDGRVLLFLPTSPNITTGFVLEVSPEEITELDETVEEALTRVVSAGFGDADRAEADIDELSLSVVGEMEIERGPPKK, encoded by the coding sequence ATGAGTTCGCTGAAAGGGGATTTCGGTCGGGGGCTGATCGTCGTTGGACCCGTCCTCGTGACGCTCGTACTCCTCTACATTCTCTACTCGTTTATCGCGCGATTCACGCCTGCCGTCCTCATCAACGCCGACGTACTCGGCGTGTTCCTCCCCGGCGTCAACGAGTTCGTCCTCGCCCAACTCGCAGCCGTACTTCGCGTCCTGACCTTCGTCGCCCTCCTCTGTCTCGCGATGTACGGGATCGGACAGACGACGGACACGACGACGGGCGAAGTCCTCGAGGGAATCGTCGACTATCTCGCCAACCGCGTTCCCCTCATTCGAGTCATCTACAACGCGTCGAAAACTGCCACCGAAACGGCCCTCGGCGCGGGCGATACGCTTCAGACGCCCGTCAGACTCGAGACGTGGAACGGGCTGCGGATGACGGCGTTCAAGACGGGCCGCACGACGACCGACGGTCGCGTCTTGCTCTTTTTGCCCACCTCACCGAACATCACGACCGGGTTCGTCCTCGAGGTCTCACCCGAGGAAATAACCGAACTGGACGAAACCGTCGAGGAAGCGCTCACTCGAGTCGTCAGCGCCGGATTCGGCGATGCCGATCGAGCGGAGGCGGACATCGACGAACTCTCCCTGTCCGTCGTCGGCGAGATGGAGATCGAACGGGGCCCGCCCAAGAAATAG
- a CDS encoding NUDIX hydrolase: MTQTTLTLEPVASHEPLEIDDQEYDAAVLAPIVERDGEDHLLFTRRSDDLGEHPGQMSFPGGGAEPIDETILETALRESHEEIGLEPHEVEIVGRLDDIRTVSEYAVTPFVGHVPDREYERDGYEVAEIVVLPLTELLDPANYEYEHRDHPYYGDMVIHYFHVDGYTVWGATGRMLVQLLELATDFDASERVDRAE, from the coding sequence GTGACCCAGACGACACTAACGCTCGAGCCCGTCGCGAGCCACGAACCGCTCGAGATCGACGATCAGGAGTACGACGCCGCGGTCCTCGCCCCCATCGTCGAACGCGACGGTGAGGACCACCTGCTGTTTACGCGGCGATCGGACGACCTCGGCGAACACCCCGGCCAGATGAGCTTTCCGGGCGGGGGTGCCGAACCGATCGACGAAACGATCCTCGAGACCGCGCTTCGAGAGTCTCACGAAGAGATCGGACTCGAGCCCCACGAGGTCGAAATCGTCGGCCGGTTAGACGACATTCGAACGGTCTCCGAGTACGCCGTCACGCCGTTCGTCGGCCACGTGCCAGACCGCGAGTACGAACGCGACGGCTACGAGGTTGCCGAAATCGTCGTCCTGCCGCTGACCGAGCTCCTCGATCCGGCGAATTACGAGTACGAGCACCGCGATCACCCCTACTACGGCGACATGGTCATCCACTACTTCCACGTCGACGGCTACACCGTCTGGGGCGCCACGGGCCGAATGCTCGTCCAGTTACTCGAGTTGGCGACCGATTTCGACGCGTCCGAGCGAGTCGACCGGGCCGAGTGA
- a CDS encoding DUF7109 family protein, which translates to MNATADELAGVVDLFGALTRSELERALSEAAYRADGRSLDEASLEAAIDDAIESFALVRHEPRGNGAETTVLVAGPTAFPSVPAHAEDVPHILDVDRRRLDRDALGETAREQFLEAVETATENPADADLEELIDISYDVEAWAPVDLANERDQLEASLE; encoded by the coding sequence ATGAACGCGACCGCCGACGAACTCGCCGGCGTGGTCGACCTCTTCGGCGCGTTGACTCGCTCCGAACTCGAGCGGGCGCTCTCGGAAGCCGCATATCGGGCCGACGGCCGATCGCTCGACGAAGCGTCCCTCGAAGCGGCCATCGACGACGCCATCGAGTCGTTTGCGCTGGTTCGCCACGAGCCACGCGGAAACGGGGCTGAGACGACGGTACTGGTCGCCGGTCCGACGGCGTTCCCGTCGGTGCCGGCTCACGCCGAAGACGTCCCGCACATCCTCGACGTCGACCGACGGCGACTCGACCGCGACGCGCTCGGCGAGACCGCCCGCGAGCAGTTCCTCGAGGCTGTCGAGACGGCGACCGAGAACCCGGCCGACGCGGATCTCGAGGAACTGATCGACATCAGCTACGACGTCGAAGCGTGGGCGCCGGTCGACCTCGCGAACGAGCGCGACCAACTGGAGGCGTCACTCGAGTGA
- a CDS encoding glycosyltransferase family protein, protein MEYVQERIATLHEFGGSACEDSADTTAAIAETAVVVPMTDREHGSPAAERVLEELESLAPAPAAVVVPVRADADSIGPVREWLESFSLPIQVLWCNSPAMESRLAAAGVSPGAGKGRDVWLALGPATTAAEFVVVHDADVRSYDASHVHRLLAPLTMGFSFSKGYYARIEDERLYGRLFRLFYTPLVRTLADEHNEDILAYLDSFRYALAGEFAARSDLARQLRAPRAWGLEVGTLGDAFDAAGFDGTAQVDLGRHEHDHRGVSGETGLEGMSREVASELLRVVEERGVDPDYETLQERFLATGEGLVGHYRADAAFNGLAYDPASERDQLARYAESITPPGPDRRLPRWADAPFDATAVLEATRPWRTDQRSERRSLGRVDGSAQD, encoded by the coding sequence ATGGAGTACGTCCAGGAGCGAATCGCGACGCTCCACGAATTCGGTGGCTCGGCGTGCGAAGATAGCGCCGACACGACGGCGGCGATAGCCGAGACGGCCGTCGTCGTCCCGATGACCGACCGCGAGCATGGGAGTCCCGCGGCCGAACGCGTGCTCGAGGAACTCGAGTCGCTCGCACCAGCGCCGGCGGCCGTCGTCGTTCCCGTTCGCGCCGACGCCGACAGTATCGGCCCGGTTCGGGAGTGGCTCGAGTCGTTCTCGCTCCCGATTCAGGTGCTCTGGTGTAACTCACCAGCGATGGAATCGCGACTCGCGGCGGCCGGAGTGTCCCCGGGTGCGGGTAAAGGACGCGACGTCTGGCTGGCGCTTGGCCCCGCCACGACAGCGGCGGAGTTCGTCGTCGTCCACGACGCCGACGTCCGGAGTTACGACGCCTCGCACGTCCACCGACTGCTCGCCCCGCTGACGATGGGGTTCTCGTTCTCGAAGGGCTACTACGCGCGAATCGAAGACGAACGGCTCTACGGTCGTCTCTTTCGGCTCTTTTACACGCCACTCGTCCGGACGCTCGCGGACGAACACAACGAGGATATTCTGGCGTATCTGGATTCGTTTCGCTACGCCCTCGCGGGCGAGTTCGCCGCGCGTTCGGACCTCGCACGGCAACTCCGTGCCCCGCGAGCGTGGGGGCTCGAGGTCGGAACGCTCGGCGACGCGTTCGACGCCGCCGGGTTTGACGGAACCGCACAGGTCGACCTTGGGCGACACGAACACGACCACCGCGGCGTCTCCGGCGAGACCGGACTCGAGGGGATGAGCCGCGAAGTCGCCAGCGAACTGTTGCGCGTCGTCGAGGAACGCGGCGTCGATCCCGACTACGAGACCCTCCAGGAGCGGTTTCTCGCGACTGGGGAGGGACTTGTCGGTCACTATCGCGCTGACGCGGCGTTCAACGGCCTCGCGTACGATCCGGCGAGCGAGCGAGACCAGCTCGCTCGATACGCCGAGTCGATCACGCCGCCGGGTCCGGACCGAAGATTACCGCGCTGGGCGGACGCGCCGTTCGACGCGACGGCGGTACTCGAGGCGACACGCCCCTGGCGAACGGACCAGCGATCCGAACGGCGCTCGCTCGGGCGCGTCGACGGCAGCGCACAAGACTAA
- a CDS encoding HVO_0758 family zinc finger protein, translated as MKSIRKALREGELDKDTYDRLVCGECEQPLKTENDPDKIATLRICPECDDTWKEIR; from the coding sequence ATGAAATCGATCCGAAAGGCACTTCGCGAGGGTGAACTCGATAAAGACACCTACGATAGACTGGTCTGTGGCGAGTGTGAACAGCCACTGAAGACCGAAAACGACCCGGACAAAATCGCCACACTTCGGATCTGTCCGGAGTGTGACGATACCTGGAAGGAGATTCGCTAG
- a CDS encoding metal-dependent hydrolase, whose amino-acid sequence MWPLGHVAVAYLCYAIATRVRFDARPAAIPVIILVFGSQFPDLVDKPLAWYLGVIPTGRTLTHSLFTIVPLSLAAYVLARAYDRREYGVAFAIGALSHVIVDAVPALWGEEGSADHLLWPVVGVEEYEQGPPTITALLQDSLTDPYFLSEFVFAALAFVLWRRHGYPGLGPLQRALERVTGRHREPRRDELE is encoded by the coding sequence ATGTGGCCACTCGGACACGTCGCCGTCGCCTATCTCTGTTACGCGATTGCGACCCGCGTTCGCTTCGATGCGCGGCCAGCAGCGATTCCAGTCATTATTCTCGTCTTCGGGAGTCAGTTTCCGGACCTCGTCGACAAACCGCTGGCGTGGTATCTGGGCGTTATTCCGACCGGACGGACGCTCACACACTCACTGTTCACGATCGTTCCGCTCTCGCTCGCGGCCTACGTCCTCGCTCGAGCGTACGATCGTCGCGAGTACGGCGTTGCCTTCGCGATCGGTGCGCTCTCACACGTTATCGTCGATGCCGTCCCAGCCCTCTGGGGCGAAGAAGGGAGTGCCGATCACCTCCTCTGGCCGGTTGTCGGCGTCGAGGAGTACGAGCAGGGGCCGCCGACCATCACGGCCCTCCTCCAAGACTCGCTGACCGATCCGTACTTTCTCTCGGAGTTCGTCTTCGCTGCACTCGCGTTCGTCCTCTGGCGACGACACGGCTATCCCGGTCTCGGGCCGCTACAACGTGCCCTCGAGCGAGTGACGGGCCGTCACCGTGAGCCTCGCCGCGACGAACTCGAGTGA
- the glmU gene encoding bifunctional sugar-1-phosphate nucleotidylyltransferase/acetyltransferase, protein MKAVVLAAGQGTRIRPLSHSVPKPMLPVADRPLVAHTIDAAIDAGADEIVLVIGYEADTVREYFGPEYRGVPVSYAVQTEQAGTADAVNAASEHLDGPFAVLNGDNLYDPAAIAQLFEQCPAVCAIEVDDPRNYGVLSTDGDSVSGIVEKPADPPTNLANAGAYAFPEAARKWLEVPESDRGEHEITDVLATVIDEFDVSPVTLSRWLDVGRPWELLEANEWKLSVLERRVDGDVSEDAHLEGDVVVEPGATVKSGVVIEGPALIRSGATVGPNAYVRGATLIDEGAKVGHAAEVKNSVLSRDASVSHLSYVGDSVLGRDVNLGAGTNVANLRHDDAAIEFTVKGERVSTGRRKFGIVAGDDVKTGINSSLTPGLKLSPGATTKPGETVDRDR, encoded by the coding sequence ATGAAAGCAGTCGTTCTTGCGGCTGGGCAGGGCACGCGTATTCGACCACTCTCTCATTCGGTCCCGAAACCAATGTTGCCGGTCGCCGACCGGCCCCTCGTCGCCCACACGATCGACGCTGCAATCGACGCCGGCGCGGACGAAATCGTCCTCGTCATCGGCTACGAAGCCGATACCGTCCGCGAGTACTTCGGCCCGGAATATCGCGGTGTTCCCGTCTCCTATGCGGTCCAGACCGAACAGGCTGGCACGGCAGACGCCGTCAACGCTGCCAGCGAACACCTCGATGGCCCGTTCGCCGTCTTGAACGGCGACAACCTCTACGATCCGGCCGCGATCGCGCAACTCTTCGAACAGTGTCCGGCCGTCTGCGCCATCGAAGTCGACGACCCGCGAAACTACGGCGTCCTCAGCACCGACGGCGACTCGGTCTCCGGCATCGTCGAGAAGCCGGCCGATCCGCCGACGAATCTCGCAAACGCGGGCGCGTACGCATTTCCCGAGGCGGCCCGCAAGTGGCTCGAGGTCCCCGAAAGCGACCGCGGAGAACACGAGATCACGGACGTGCTCGCGACGGTAATAGACGAGTTCGACGTCAGCCCCGTCACGCTCTCGCGGTGGCTCGACGTCGGCCGCCCCTGGGAACTACTCGAGGCCAACGAGTGGAAACTCTCCGTCCTCGAGCGACGCGTCGACGGCGACGTGAGCGAAGACGCCCACCTCGAGGGTGACGTCGTCGTCGAGCCGGGTGCAACGGTCAAATCCGGCGTCGTGATCGAGGGGCCCGCGTTGATTCGCTCGGGTGCAACCGTCGGGCCCAACGCGTACGTTCGCGGCGCAACGCTGATCGACGAAGGCGCGAAAGTCGGCCACGCCGCGGAAGTGAAAAACAGCGTGCTCTCACGCGACGCGTCGGTCAGTCACCTCTCGTACGTCGGCGACAGCGTCCTCGGTCGCGACGTCAACCTCGGCGCGGGAACGAACGTCGCGAACCTGCGACACGACGATGCAGCTATCGAGTTTACCGTCAAGGGCGAACGCGTCTCGACGGGCCGCCGAAAGTTCGGAATCGTCGCCGGTGACGACGTCAAGACGGGTATCAACTCGAGTCTCACGCCGGGGCTAAAACTCTCACCCGGAGCGACGACGAAACCCGGCGAGACAGTCGACCGAGACCGATAG